A region of Pirellulaceae bacterium DNA encodes the following proteins:
- a CDS encoding molecular chaperone TorD family protein produces MSQNKIPLSSARDASARSNTYRLLARLWQRELDAKLLEVLQDPSLSESFLAAGGVLPTNDADTVEQLAIDFCQLFVGPKNHLPPYQSVWESGQLDGEATVSMRQFCEVVRFEPAESASGMLLDHLGVQLDVMAHILQLVAESEGDSLDHLLEIGRCYAVRHLLWPGELLAASASRATTDFYRSLPKLTRQFLELETVGLNEVSAPE; encoded by the coding sequence TTGAGCCAAAATAAGATACCGTTGTCGTCTGCCCGCGATGCGAGCGCCAGAAGTAACACCTATCGGTTGTTGGCCAGACTCTGGCAACGCGAGTTGGACGCGAAACTATTGGAGGTTTTGCAAGATCCATCCCTCAGTGAATCGTTTTTGGCTGCGGGCGGTGTTCTGCCAACGAATGATGCGGATACGGTCGAACAGTTGGCGATTGACTTCTGCCAGTTGTTTGTTGGTCCGAAAAACCATCTGCCACCGTATCAATCGGTCTGGGAGAGTGGTCAACTTGATGGCGAGGCAACGGTCTCAATGCGTCAGTTTTGCGAAGTAGTCCGCTTTGAACCGGCGGAATCTGCCAGCGGAATGCTGCTAGATCATCTGGGAGTCCAACTCGACGTGATGGCCCACATTCTGCAACTCGTCGCGGAGTCAGAAGGCGACTCGTTGGATCATCTGCTCGAAATTGGCCGCTGTTACGCAGTTCGCCATTTGCTGTGGCCCGGCGAACTGCTTGCCGCGTCAGCATCGCGAGCGACGACCGACTTCTATCGCTCCTTGCCAAAACTGACTCGCCAGTTCTTGGAATTGGAAACGGTTGGCTTGAATGAGGTTTCAGCCCCTGAGTGA
- a CDS encoding molybdopterin-dependent oxidoreductase has translation MNDRRESRRAFLKLGVAANGGLAALGLLGCATSAKGQERESQTKNSGKQLLPQGIDLEKWNRIKGLPYELGGVGAAPGVCQLPGPLAKRNWPDRDKYKNVKQVPGMCQLCSTVCGIVGHVKDGRLIKIEGNPNDPNSRGHLCARGHAGLNHLYHPERLLYPIKRVGERGEGKWRRITWDEALDEIAAKLKAVRESGHPEEFAFHQGRQRSKDALKRFLDAYGTKTQLSHRALCSGNRRAANLTYLWESDWDLNDVEHSKYILNFGSNAFEAHQGHVPFATRIQNGRFKNGAKLVTFDVRLSNTAGGSDEWFAPFPGTDGAVALAMCHTILKENLHDAEFIRRWTNVTVDELREHVKSYTADWAEGLSGIPAADIRRIAIEFANAAPACTTMCNRGSSAHINGFYNDRAIQLLNALVGSVGKKGGWCWSPWGGLDPVVKTPKMPPGAKTWSVLEDPPEYPLANVWRRMRVGELVYLYLLQGRTKLQAYMTYNLDSPLTWPEESLTQQVLTNEKMIEFHVCINCFYNETAHYADIVLPWATYLERWDLDARGAYNLRPYVGLRTPMIEPLGESKDVREFFPELAKRIGGGMEEWYKESIEEYMEEWASNVPENPETGKQGLERLLDEGAWEAEREPFYEPYNIPLADDEMQGAVVDPTSGVILKDEVGIGIMQDGKPLRGFKTPSRKFEIRSLFVQKIGRNEDCSELIARSGVSKTKSRPASHQGHDVEVDPMPTWFQPVEHQHLADDEMIMTSFKWNVHNHGRTMNLKWLAEIVHSNPAWINPQTASKLGLKDGDWIELTSYYSTELEKQSPHLKRDDLPTTDGRRSVATMRVPIVTMEGIHPRALAMSNSCGHWQYTSVAQARKEPVSDGHLVGSDGQAYRDADWERNMWWEDESGNDPKQWKPNTGNGWNQNRLMPISPDPVSGQQSFHDTVVKVTKVG, from the coding sequence AAGGGATCGATTTAGAAAAGTGGAATCGAATCAAAGGTTTGCCTTATGAGTTAGGAGGCGTGGGTGCCGCACCGGGTGTTTGCCAGCTTCCGGGACCTCTCGCAAAACGTAATTGGCCGGATCGAGACAAATACAAGAATGTGAAGCAGGTGCCAGGAATGTGCCAGCTGTGCAGCACGGTTTGCGGCATTGTCGGCCATGTGAAGGACGGCCGTTTGATCAAGATTGAAGGCAATCCCAACGATCCTAACAGCCGAGGACATCTTTGTGCACGCGGTCATGCAGGCTTGAATCACCTTTATCATCCCGAGCGATTGCTCTACCCGATCAAACGAGTCGGTGAACGCGGAGAGGGGAAATGGCGACGAATCACCTGGGATGAGGCGCTGGACGAAATCGCCGCGAAGCTGAAGGCCGTGCGAGAGAGTGGCCATCCCGAGGAGTTTGCCTTTCATCAAGGACGACAGCGCAGTAAGGATGCCCTGAAGCGGTTTTTGGATGCTTACGGGACCAAGACACAACTGAGTCATCGGGCTTTATGCTCCGGAAATCGACGCGCTGCGAATTTGACCTATTTGTGGGAGAGTGATTGGGATCTTAACGATGTTGAACACTCGAAGTACATCTTGAACTTTGGCAGTAATGCGTTTGAGGCTCATCAAGGGCATGTCCCCTTTGCGACTCGTATTCAAAACGGTCGATTTAAGAATGGCGCGAAACTGGTTACTTTTGATGTGCGATTGTCGAATACGGCCGGTGGAAGTGACGAATGGTTTGCACCTTTTCCGGGAACTGATGGCGCCGTGGCTTTGGCCATGTGCCACACGATCTTGAAAGAAAACCTGCACGATGCTGAATTTATTCGTCGTTGGACAAATGTCACCGTTGACGAGTTACGAGAACATGTCAAATCGTATACCGCCGATTGGGCGGAAGGGTTGAGTGGAATCCCTGCCGCAGATATTCGCCGAATCGCGATTGAATTTGCCAACGCGGCGCCGGCTTGTACGACCATGTGCAATCGAGGCAGTTCGGCACACATCAACGGTTTTTATAACGATCGTGCGATCCAACTTCTTAACGCGCTCGTTGGTAGTGTTGGGAAAAAAGGTGGTTGGTGTTGGTCGCCTTGGGGTGGGTTAGACCCGGTTGTGAAGACGCCCAAAATGCCGCCAGGAGCAAAAACGTGGAGCGTTCTCGAAGACCCTCCGGAGTATCCGTTGGCGAATGTCTGGCGCAGGATGCGGGTTGGTGAATTGGTGTACCTGTATCTGTTACAGGGGCGTACCAAGCTACAAGCTTACATGACCTATAATCTTGACTCGCCGCTGACTTGGCCAGAGGAAAGCCTCACGCAGCAAGTGCTTACTAACGAGAAGATGATTGAGTTCCACGTTTGTATTAACTGCTTCTATAACGAAACGGCTCATTACGCCGACATCGTTCTGCCTTGGGCAACCTATTTGGAGCGGTGGGACCTCGACGCTCGCGGAGCCTACAATCTGCGACCTTATGTGGGCTTACGCACACCCATGATTGAGCCACTTGGTGAATCAAAAGACGTGCGAGAATTCTTTCCTGAATTGGCCAAACGAATCGGCGGAGGAATGGAGGAATGGTATAAGGAATCGATCGAAGAATATATGGAAGAGTGGGCGTCCAACGTGCCGGAGAATCCCGAAACGGGTAAGCAAGGACTCGAGCGATTGTTGGATGAGGGGGCCTGGGAAGCTGAACGCGAGCCCTTCTACGAACCGTATAACATTCCGCTTGCCGATGATGAAATGCAGGGAGCCGTGGTGGATCCAACTTCTGGCGTCATTTTGAAAGACGAAGTTGGGATTGGCATTATGCAGGATGGAAAGCCCTTGCGCGGATTTAAAACCCCCAGCCGTAAATTCGAGATTCGGAGTCTGTTTGTACAAAAAATCGGCAGAAATGAGGATTGCTCAGAACTCATCGCTCGGAGTGGAGTTTCCAAAACAAAAAGTCGACCCGCCAGTCATCAAGGCCATGATGTGGAGGTTGATCCCATGCCAACTTGGTTTCAACCTGTGGAACATCAGCACTTGGCCGACGATGAAATGATCATGACAAGCTTCAAGTGGAATGTGCACAATCATGGTCGCACGATGAACCTAAAATGGTTGGCTGAAATTGTGCATTCCAATCCTGCTTGGATTAATCCTCAAACAGCTTCAAAGCTCGGTTTGAAAGATGGGGATTGGATTGAACTCACTTCGTATTATTCGACTGAGTTGGAAAAACAGTCGCCGCACCTCAAACGTGACGATTTGCCGACGACCGATGGGCGTCGGTCGGTCGCCACGATGCGCGTGCCGATTGTGACGATGGAAGGCATTCATCCACGCGCCTTGGCTATGAGCAATAGTTGTGGGCATTGGCAGTATACGAGCGTGGCACAGGCTCGTAAGGAACCAGTAAGCGATGGACATCTTGTCGGCAGTGATGGGCAAGCTTATCGGGATGCCGATTGGGAACGTAATATGTGGTGGGAGGATGAATCGGGTAACGACCCAAAACAGTGGAAGCCGAATACGGGGAACGGTTGGAATCAAAATCGTTTGATGCCGATTTCACCTGACCCTGTCAGCGGCCAGCAATCATTTCATGACACCGTCGTTAAAGTAACCAAGGTTGGATGA